AAGCCTCAGCCGCACCTTCGCCGAACTCATCATCTTCGGGTACGTCCCGCTCTACCTGTACAGCGCCGGTGAACGCCGCATCCTGCAACTGGCGCTGATCACGGCGGTGCCGGCCCTCATCCGCTTCGTCGCGGCCAACGTCTGGGGCGCTCTGGCCGACGTCACGGGCCGCCTGAAGCTGCCCATGCTGGCCGGGCTCGCGGGGTACGCGGTGACCGGCGTGGGACTCTTGTTCGTGTCCACGGGGCTGCAGGCGGTGGCGGTGGTGAGCTCTGGCGCGCTTTTCTTTGCGGGGCTTTCCCCGGCGGGAAAAGCCCTGGTCTCGCTGAGGCCGGGGCCGGCAGGGACGCCCGGGCGGGCGCTGGCCTGGTGGCTGCAGCTGGAGTCGTGGGGCTGGATGCTGGGAAGCCTGGCGGTGGCCATGCGGGGCAGCACCGGGGCGCCGGGCCGCAACCTGCTGGCGGTGGCGGCCGGGCTGGCGGCGATGGTGGCGCTGTGGGTGGCGATAGCAGTGCCTGAGCAGCGCCGCCTCGAGCCAGACGCCGAGGGCCAGCGCGGCAGGGGCCTGGACGCTCTTCGCCATGCAGCGGCGCAGTTTGCGGCCCTCGCACATGAGTGGCGCCGGCTCTACGGGCACCCGTTGCTGGTCAGGCTGTTCACGGTCTTTTCGCTCGCCACCCTGGCGGGCGAGGCGAGCTTCACGGTCTTCGGGTTCTACGTGGTGGGCCTGCTGGGCGGGAGCGAGGCCCTGTACGGAACGGCGCTGACCATTGCCACGGCCTTCGGGCTGGTGGCGTACGCCTGGCTCGGAGCGCCCGGGCGACACCCGCCCCCCGGGACCCTCCTCGTGGCCGGGGGCTCGCTCTACACCCTCATGTACGCCGCCATGGCGGCCGCGTCCAGCGCACTGGTGGCGGCGGCTG
This genomic interval from Bacillota bacterium contains the following:
- a CDS encoding MFS transporter; translation: MASNILYPVLAASLSRTFAELIIFGYVPLYLYSAGERRILQLALITAVPALIRFVAANVWGALADVTGRLKLPMLAGLAGYAVTGVGLLFVSTGLQAVAVVSSGALFFAGLSPAGKALVSLRPGPAGTPGRALAWWLQLESWGWMLGSLAVAMRGSTGAPGRNLLAVAAGLAAMVALWVAIAVPEQRRLEPDAEGQRGRGLDALRHAAAQFAALAHEWRRLYGHPLLVRLFTVFSLATLAGEASFTVFGFYVVGLLGGSEALYGTALTIATAFGLVAYAWLGAPGRHPPPGTLLVAGGSLYTLMYAAMAAASSALVAAAAFLLPVYALVRAGATWAAGSLTAASERGGGMGALDGAEAFSAVLGALMAGVVADAWGLRSVYVVATAVALLVTALAWSLKRRLEGAAPAVAGVRGV